A DNA window from Luteolibacter luteus contains the following coding sequences:
- a CDS encoding ABC transporter substrate-binding protein, with protein sequence MKRRHFIAASSATLASASLPSCKPKEGSAGGGAGKTLTVFTWADYLSEKAKESFEKANGCKVVIDTFDSNEAMLAKLESGASGYDVLVPSSYAVQALKRKEMVQKLDHSKIPNLKNIDAAYLAKALDSKMEVSVPYMLAPTCLCYLASKVQNPEESWAMLDRADLKGRITLLDDMREVLGAALKFLGHSLNSTDPAQLAAARDVAIRWKKNIAKFENEQYKTGIASGEFYLVHGYAGDLIQASDENEDMRIFIPKEGTSFPCDDMCIPKGAKEVDLAHAFINHLAEPEVAAENMEWIGYRAPNSAAYPHLSEDFRGSPLLFPPTELFDKCEPIGDLADKLPLWTEEWDKVKTA encoded by the coding sequence ATGAAACGCCGTCATTTCATCGCCGCCTCGTCCGCTACCCTGGCTTCGGCCTCGCTTCCGTCCTGCAAGCCGAAGGAAGGCTCCGCCGGCGGCGGCGCGGGAAAGACCCTAACCGTTTTCACCTGGGCAGATTACCTCAGCGAGAAGGCGAAGGAGAGCTTTGAAAAGGCGAACGGCTGCAAGGTGGTGATCGATACCTTCGACTCGAATGAGGCAATGCTGGCAAAGCTGGAGTCGGGCGCGAGCGGCTACGATGTGCTGGTACCATCTTCCTACGCGGTGCAAGCGCTGAAACGGAAGGAAATGGTGCAGAAGCTGGATCACTCGAAAATCCCGAATCTCAAGAACATCGATGCGGCGTATCTGGCGAAGGCGCTCGATTCCAAAATGGAGGTTTCCGTGCCCTACATGCTGGCGCCGACCTGTCTCTGCTATCTGGCCTCAAAGGTCCAAAATCCGGAAGAATCCTGGGCGATGCTGGATCGCGCGGATCTGAAGGGACGCATCACCTTGCTCGATGACATGCGCGAGGTGCTGGGCGCGGCGCTGAAGTTCCTGGGTCACTCTCTGAATTCCACGGATCCGGCGCAGCTCGCGGCGGCACGCGATGTGGCGATCCGCTGGAAGAAGAACATCGCAAAATTCGAGAACGAGCAGTACAAGACGGGAATCGCTTCGGGGGAATTCTATCTGGTTCACGGCTACGCGGGCGATCTGATCCAGGCGAGCGATGAGAACGAGGACATGCGGATCTTCATCCCGAAGGAAGGCACCTCTTTCCCCTGCGATGACATGTGCATCCCGAAGGGGGCCAAGGAGGTGGATCTGGCGCATGCCTTCATCAATCACCTGGCGGAGCCGGAGGTCGCGGCGGAGAACATGGAGTGGATCGGCTATCGTGCGCCGAACTCCGCGGCCTATCCGCACCTGAGCGAGGATTTCCGCGGAAGCCCCCTGCTGTTCCCGCCGACGGAGCTCTTCGACAAGTGCGAGCCGATCGGGGATCTGGCGGACAAACTGCCGCTATGGACGGAAGAGTGGGACAAAGTGAAGACGGCTTGA
- a CDS encoding ClpP family protease produces MKANTRSCLVMLALATAAFGQEPAAAPAGGPATATTPPISIAQPPATPAPAVEKPAEKPAEPGKPESAEKPAEKPAPDPIKVEQEKLSADNNLAAEKLKAETNSIRAEITRLKMEKELLGEKLALEAVKRQASQEAEMAKMEDERSKLARDSELAKAKAEYLTNELKAVQSESGIQLLKLQNQISSIEMEGKRKAYADAKPVYLDNPLKDDGTLVISDRRIALNGLITMATADHITDRLDFYNNADRKLPIFIVIDESPGGSVMAGYRILKAMESSDAPVHVVVKSFAASMAAGITTLAKESYCYPNAIILHHQISSTLFGQLNLTEQAEVVKESQRWWTRLATPVAQKMGISTDEFIKQMYTHNSSGDWSEFGEDAQKLKWVNHIVRGIQETSLTKNPDASPAPQPPPGQVGLKEEVDSNGKPFSYLPRLTPKDVYFLYNPDQYYRMR; encoded by the coding sequence ATGAAAGCGAACACCCGTTCTTGCCTCGTCATGCTCGCCCTGGCTACCGCCGCATTCGGCCAGGAACCCGCAGCAGCCCCCGCCGGCGGTCCGGCCACGGCCACCACCCCGCCGATCTCCATCGCCCAACCGCCCGCTACTCCGGCCCCTGCGGTCGAAAAGCCGGCTGAAAAGCCTGCCGAACCCGGCAAGCCGGAGTCCGCGGAAAAGCCAGCTGAAAAGCCCGCTCCGGACCCGATCAAAGTCGAACAGGAGAAGCTCAGCGCGGATAACAATCTGGCGGCCGAGAAGCTAAAGGCCGAGACGAACTCCATCCGCGCGGAAATCACCCGCCTGAAGATGGAGAAGGAACTCCTCGGCGAAAAGCTGGCTCTCGAAGCCGTGAAGCGCCAAGCCTCCCAAGAAGCCGAGATGGCGAAGATGGAGGACGAGCGTTCGAAGCTGGCCCGCGATAGCGAGCTCGCCAAGGCCAAGGCCGAATATCTCACCAACGAGCTGAAGGCCGTGCAGAGCGAGTCCGGCATCCAGCTGCTGAAGCTCCAGAATCAGATTTCCTCCATCGAGATGGAGGGCAAGCGCAAGGCCTATGCCGATGCGAAACCGGTGTATCTCGACAATCCGCTGAAGGATGATGGCACCTTGGTCATTTCCGACCGCCGGATCGCGCTGAATGGCCTGATCACCATGGCCACCGCGGACCACATCACGGATCGCCTGGATTTCTACAACAATGCCGACCGCAAGCTGCCGATCTTCATCGTGATCGATGAATCCCCTGGTGGTTCAGTGATGGCGGGATACCGCATCCTGAAAGCCATGGAGTCCAGCGATGCGCCGGTGCACGTGGTCGTGAAGTCCTTCGCCGCTTCCATGGCCGCGGGCATCACGACGCTGGCGAAGGAGTCCTACTGCTACCCGAACGCCATTATCCTGCACCACCAGATCAGCTCGACCCTCTTCGGCCAGCTGAACCTGACCGAGCAGGCGGAAGTGGTGAAGGAAAGCCAACGCTGGTGGACCCGCCTGGCCACCCCGGTAGCCCAGAAGATGGGCATCAGCACCGATGAATTCATCAAGCAGATGTACACGCACAATTCCTCCGGTGACTGGAGCGAGTTCGGCGAAGACGCGCAGAAGCTGAAGTGGGTGAACCACATCGTCCGCGGCATCCAAGAGACGTCCCTGACGAAGAATCCGGACGCCTCCCCGGCCCCGCAACCTCCGCCAGGCCAAGTGGGTCTGAAGGAAGAGGTGGACTCGAATGGCAAGCCCTTCTCCTATCTTCCACGCCTTACCCCGAAAGACGTCTACTTCCTCTACAATCCGGACCAATACTACCGGATGCGCTGA
- a CDS encoding pyridoxal-phosphate dependent enzyme yields MIGNSTQRPCHLLHDRENPRVERDGLPLDRRLRQEILFARERVYRFGEPTPLERIVLPGPGPEIWVKREDVSPIKAYKWRGACNRMAVLTHEQRAAGVVTASAGNHAQGVALAARALGVQSRIYMPRSTPKVKQNAVLHHGGSHVEILLSGDSYDEAVTAALDDAKSTGATYVHAYDDLQVMAGQGTLADEVVLSGHGPFDAAYLQIGGGGMAAGVSSWLKTYWPEIEIVGVEGIGQASMKAALEADKPVPLDQVDIFCDGTAVRKAGTLPFEICRDTIDRMETVTNAEVSRAIRSLWEGLRCVSEPSGALGLAAVMKNRAQLEGKRVLVVVSGSNIDFLQLGLIAQSEGSAQSASRTIRVRIPERPGTMLDLLDTCFEGFNIADFQYGKLDDAEAWPAFTITAESAEAIAALPEKLEAHGFAWEDLTGAVDIAFRAIPLRGDLLGHPAFLRLDFYERPGALHDFLDKLVRGRASLCYFNYRQSGERIGRALIGLDFGSEAARDEFLSTVPEHGEGYRSCKPVDSETSARLIGR; encoded by the coding sequence ATGATTGGCAATTCCACGCAGCGGCCTTGCCACTTGCTTCATGATCGCGAGAATCCCCGCGTGGAACGCGATGGATTGCCTCTGGACCGACGCTTGCGTCAGGAGATCCTGTTTGCCCGCGAGCGGGTCTACCGCTTCGGCGAACCGACGCCTTTGGAGCGAATCGTCCTCCCCGGACCTGGGCCCGAGATTTGGGTGAAGCGTGAAGACGTTTCGCCGATCAAGGCTTACAAGTGGCGCGGCGCTTGCAATCGCATGGCCGTGCTCACGCACGAGCAACGCGCTGCCGGTGTCGTGACCGCATCCGCCGGCAATCACGCGCAGGGCGTGGCACTGGCGGCCCGCGCACTCGGCGTGCAATCCCGCATCTACATGCCCCGCTCCACTCCGAAGGTGAAGCAGAATGCGGTGCTCCATCACGGTGGCAGCCATGTGGAGATCCTGCTCTCCGGCGATAGCTATGACGAAGCGGTGACCGCCGCACTCGATGATGCGAAGTCCACCGGCGCAACCTATGTGCATGCCTACGATGACCTGCAGGTCATGGCCGGCCAAGGCACGCTGGCCGATGAAGTCGTGCTCTCTGGTCATGGTCCCTTCGATGCCGCCTATCTCCAGATCGGCGGAGGCGGCATGGCGGCCGGGGTTTCCAGCTGGCTGAAGACCTACTGGCCGGAAATCGAGATCGTCGGCGTTGAAGGCATCGGCCAAGCCTCGATGAAAGCCGCGCTGGAAGCGGACAAGCCTGTGCCGCTCGATCAGGTGGACATCTTTTGCGATGGCACCGCGGTTCGAAAGGCAGGCACCCTGCCCTTCGAAATCTGCCGCGACACCATCGACCGCATGGAAACGGTCACGAATGCCGAAGTTAGCCGCGCGATACGCAGCCTCTGGGAGGGCCTGCGCTGCGTGTCCGAACCTTCCGGCGCGCTCGGCCTCGCCGCCGTGATGAAGAACCGCGCCCAACTCGAAGGGAAGCGCGTGCTCGTCGTCGTCTCCGGCTCGAACATCGATTTCCTGCAACTTGGACTCATCGCGCAATCCGAAGGCTCTGCGCAAAGCGCCTCCCGCACGATCCGCGTTCGGATCCCGGAGCGCCCGGGCACAATGCTTGATCTGCTCGATACCTGCTTCGAGGGCTTCAACATCGCCGACTTTCAATACGGAAAGCTCGATGATGCAGAGGCGTGGCCCGCCTTTACCATCACCGCGGAGTCCGCGGAGGCGATCGCGGCACTGCCGGAGAAGCTGGAAGCCCATGGCTTCGCGTGGGAAGACCTTACCGGTGCGGTGGACATCGCCTTCCGCGCGATTCCGCTGAGGGGCGACTTGCTCGGCCACCCGGCTTTCTTGCGCCTGGATTTCTACGAGCGCCCTGGTGCCCTGCACGACTTCCTCGACAAGCTGGTCCGCGGTCGTGCGAGCCTCTGCTATTTTAACTACCGTCAGTCTGGAGAACGCATCGGCCGTGCCCTTATCGGCCTCGATTTCGGCAGCGAGGCAGCCCGGGATGAATTTTTATCCACGGTTCCGGAGCACGGTGAGGGATATCGCTCCTGCAAGCCGGTGGACAGCGAGACGAGCGCCCGTTTGATTGGCCGCTAA
- a CDS encoding transporter substrate-binding domain-containing protein: MRRLLALFLCCLLAACGKKDNSLRVGMELTYPPFEMKDAQGNPDGVGVKLAEALAKDLGRPLKIVPMEFSGLIPALKSGNVDVVISSMTASDERRQSIDFSEPYAFTGLSILLGKDSKAQSIDDLKGDGVRIAVKAGTTGESWVAANLPKAKVTGFADEPACVMEVAQGRADAFIYDQLSIYRYHKENPDTTRALLNAFVQENWAVGIPKGKDELKGQVNVFIEKFRKDGGFGKLADQYLQDEKKTLEEMGVPFILR, from the coding sequence ATGCGACGCCTGCTAGCGCTCTTCCTCTGCTGCCTCCTCGCCGCCTGCGGCAAGAAAGACAACTCCCTGCGGGTCGGCATGGAGCTGACCTACCCGCCCTTTGAAATGAAGGATGCACAGGGAAATCCGGATGGAGTAGGGGTGAAGCTCGCGGAGGCGCTGGCGAAGGATCTGGGGCGACCGCTGAAGATCGTGCCCATGGAATTCAGCGGGCTGATCCCGGCGCTGAAGTCGGGAAATGTGGACGTGGTGATTTCCTCGATGACCGCCTCCGACGAGCGTCGCCAATCGATCGACTTCTCCGAGCCCTACGCCTTCACCGGTCTCTCGATCCTGCTGGGCAAGGACTCCAAGGCGCAATCCATCGATGACCTGAAGGGCGATGGCGTGCGCATCGCGGTGAAAGCCGGCACCACCGGTGAATCCTGGGTCGCGGCGAACCTGCCGAAGGCGAAGGTCACCGGCTTCGCGGATGAGCCCGCCTGCGTGATGGAAGTGGCACAGGGCCGTGCCGATGCCTTCATCTACGATCAGCTTAGTATTTACCGCTACCACAAGGAGAACCCGGATACCACCCGCGCGCTGTTGAATGCCTTCGTGCAGGAAAACTGGGCCGTCGGTATTCCGAAGGGCAAGGACGAGCTGAAGGGTCAGGTGAATGTCTTCATTGAGAAGTTCCGCAAGGACGGCGGCTTCGGCAAGTTGGCCGATCAATACCTCCAGGATGAGAAAAAGACCCTCGAGGAAATGGGCGTGCCCTTCATCCTTCGCTGA
- a CDS encoding phosphoribosylanthranilate isomerase, with amino-acid sequence MPAESFLSPAPTSLKICGVTLASDAQRLVDLGVDALGANFWPQSKRYLEPAEAGFLRELSGKILRVGVFVNAGSDLPRRLVEEGIIDVIQLHGDETPEDARVFLDAGIPFLKAIGVRGVNDLAAAHDFGAKAILLDAHAPGVYGGTGQTIDWDLARRFIEENATLPLILAGGITPENVVEAIAAVRPAALDVASGAEIRPGVKDFGKVEALLVACRSGSNEGS; translated from the coding sequence GTGCCCGCCGAGAGCTTCCTTTCCCCAGCCCCGACTTCGCTGAAGATCTGTGGCGTGACACTTGCGTCCGATGCCCAGCGTCTTGTGGACTTGGGCGTGGATGCCCTCGGCGCAAACTTCTGGCCGCAGTCGAAGCGCTACCTGGAGCCCGCAGAGGCCGGGTTCCTTCGCGAGCTTTCCGGAAAGATCCTCCGTGTCGGCGTGTTCGTGAATGCGGGAAGCGATCTCCCGAGACGCTTGGTGGAAGAAGGCATCATCGATGTGATCCAACTTCACGGCGATGAAACTCCCGAAGACGCGCGCGTCTTCCTGGATGCCGGTATTCCTTTCCTGAAGGCGATCGGTGTGCGCGGGGTCAATGACCTCGCAGCGGCGCATGACTTCGGCGCGAAGGCAATCCTTCTCGATGCGCATGCACCGGGAGTGTATGGCGGCACGGGACAGACGATTGATTGGGATTTGGCGCGCCGATTCATTGAAGAGAATGCCACGCTGCCCTTGATCCTCGCGGGCGGAATCACACCGGAGAACGTCGTGGAGGCGATCGCCGCGGTTCGACCTGCCGCGCTGGATGTGGCGTCGGGTGCGGAGATCCGGCCGGGGGTGAAGGATTTCGGGAAGGTAGAAGCTTTGTTGGTAGCTTGCAGAAGTGGGAGCAACGAGGGTTCTTGA
- a CDS encoding HupE/UreJ family protein: MVSSRKLPSLTFLVILLSSGIASAHSEAGSAGGFVSGFTHPLSGLDHMAAMIGVGLWGAFLGSRAMWLLPVIFPIVMAVGGALGVANVPLPGVETGIALSAVGLGTMVAAAARPPLWVAAVLVGVFAIFHGHAHGTELPESSNALSFAIGMVIATGLLHLCGIALGLLVKFSWGKMVVRGAGAAIAGLGFCFLFGVL; the protein is encoded by the coding sequence ATGGTATCCAGCCGCAAGCTCCCGTCCCTGACCTTCCTCGTGATCCTGCTCAGCAGCGGCATCGCGTCCGCACACTCGGAAGCAGGTTCGGCGGGCGGCTTCGTAAGCGGCTTCACTCATCCGCTCAGTGGTCTCGATCATATGGCCGCGATGATCGGTGTCGGCTTGTGGGGTGCTTTCCTCGGCTCCCGGGCCATGTGGTTGTTGCCGGTGATTTTCCCGATCGTCATGGCGGTTGGCGGTGCTCTCGGCGTCGCAAATGTTCCTCTCCCCGGCGTGGAAACCGGCATTGCCCTTTCGGCCGTCGGCTTGGGGACGATGGTCGCTGCGGCAGCACGGCCGCCCCTGTGGGTCGCGGCAGTGCTTGTCGGTGTCTTCGCCATCTTCCACGGTCATGCACACGGTACCGAATTGCCCGAGTCCTCGAATGCCCTCTCCTTCGCCATCGGTATGGTAATCGCCACTGGTCTTCTCCACCTTTGCGGCATCGCGCTCGGCCTGCTGGTGAAGTTCTCCTGGGGAAAGATGGTCGTCCGCGGAGCAGGCGCCGCCATCGCCGGGCTTGGCTTCTGCTTCCTCTTCGGCGTGCTTTGA
- a CDS encoding amino acid ABC transporter ATP-binding protein yields MKLEITGLTKRYGTQAALDGLDLMVEGGRVLVLVGPSGGGKSTFLRILGGLEMPDAGKLVIRGEELPRAESGLLAYRRRNGFLFQQFNLFPHLDALRNLTLPLEEVHGMKPQQAKETAEAALDRFGLLGHAHKRPAQLSGGQQQRVGIARAVAAKPEILFLDEPTSALDPEMTAEVLELIQELAEGGQRIVLSTHEMGFARAVGDTVAFLAAGKVVESAAPEQWFEAPGSEQAKKFLSRVLRYSAS; encoded by the coding sequence ATGAAACTTGAGATCACCGGCCTGACCAAACGCTACGGCACGCAAGCCGCGCTCGATGGACTGGACCTTATGGTCGAGGGCGGCCGCGTGCTCGTGCTCGTCGGCCCGTCCGGCGGTGGGAAGAGCACCTTCCTCCGCATCCTCGGCGGACTGGAAATGCCGGATGCAGGAAAGCTCGTGATCCGTGGCGAAGAGTTGCCGCGCGCCGAAAGCGGGCTGCTCGCTTATCGCCGTCGGAATGGCTTCCTTTTCCAGCAGTTCAATCTCTTTCCTCACCTCGATGCCTTGCGGAATCTTACGCTGCCTCTCGAGGAGGTCCACGGGATGAAGCCCCAGCAGGCGAAGGAAACGGCGGAAGCTGCTCTCGATCGTTTTGGTCTGTTAGGTCATGCCCACAAACGTCCCGCGCAGCTCTCCGGCGGCCAGCAGCAGCGCGTCGGCATCGCCCGCGCCGTCGCCGCGAAGCCCGAGATTCTTTTCTTGGACGAACCCACCTCCGCGCTGGATCCGGAGATGACCGCCGAGGTGCTGGAACTCATTCAGGAACTTGCGGAAGGCGGACAGCGCATCGTGCTCAGCACCCACGAGATGGGCTTCGCCCGTGCCGTGGGAGACACCGTCGCCTTCCTCGCCGCCGGGAAAGTGGTGGAGTCCGCCGCGCCCGAGCAATGGTTTGAAGCGCCCGGCTCGGAGCAGGCGAAGAAGTTCCTCTCCCGCGTGCTGCGCTACTCCGCATCCTAG
- a CDS encoding DUF2007 domain-containing protein, with translation MKLVFEHIDFTVVGHLKTVLEAEGIKAEVRNEGASGATGELPFAQVYPELWVLNNSDEARAKQIVKDYRNQEANAPVGPDWTCPVCKEHVEGVFTECWNCGAANPTVAIN, from the coding sequence ATGAAGCTCGTTTTCGAACACATCGATTTTACGGTGGTGGGGCATTTGAAGACCGTCCTGGAGGCGGAGGGGATCAAGGCGGAGGTACGGAACGAGGGGGCTTCCGGGGCTACGGGTGAACTGCCCTTTGCCCAAGTCTATCCGGAGCTCTGGGTGCTGAATAACAGCGATGAGGCACGGGCAAAGCAGATCGTGAAAGACTACCGAAACCAGGAGGCTAACGCACCCGTGGGACCGGACTGGACTTGCCCGGTGTGCAAGGAGCATGTGGAGGGTGTCTTCACGGAATGCTGGAACTGCGGGGCGGCAAATCCGACAGTGGCCATCAACTGA
- a CDS encoding ABC transporter permease → MKTDRKSEFGATAPSLLWLVLFVLVPVVTIFAIAFRPALPAGGIGEGWSLDAVRALGDPSYPALFFRTLFISAITTLICIAASLPVAYAMARLSPTWRSRVLLLVIVPFWTNFVIRVFAWQQILHAQGYVAEFLRFLHVIGENDRLLGNAGAVVIVSVYTYLPFALLPLFAAAEKFDFGLLDAARDLGAKPLRAFFSVFIPGIRQGVITAFLVVFIPMLGSYVVPDMVGGTGTQMIGNKIAQRNFTDRNLPEAAALSGALVLLVLAPMFIRRREKLAPAK, encoded by the coding sequence ATGAAGACCGATCGCAAATCCGAATTCGGAGCCACCGCTCCCAGTCTCCTCTGGCTGGTGCTCTTCGTGCTCGTGCCGGTGGTGACGATCTTTGCGATCGCTTTCCGGCCTGCGTTGCCGGCGGGAGGGATCGGGGAAGGTTGGAGTCTGGATGCGGTGCGTGCTTTGGGAGATCCGAGCTACCCGGCGCTTTTCTTCCGGACGCTTTTCATCAGTGCGATCACCACCCTGATCTGCATCGCGGCAAGCCTGCCGGTGGCTTATGCAATGGCACGGCTTTCCCCTACATGGAGATCGCGGGTATTGCTGCTGGTCATCGTCCCCTTCTGGACGAACTTCGTGATCCGCGTTTTCGCGTGGCAGCAGATCCTTCACGCCCAAGGCTACGTGGCGGAGTTCTTGCGCTTCCTCCACGTCATCGGTGAGAACGACCGCCTGCTGGGAAATGCTGGGGCAGTGGTCATTGTCAGTGTTTACACCTATCTGCCCTTCGCGTTGCTGCCGCTTTTCGCCGCCGCGGAGAAATTCGACTTCGGCTTGCTCGATGCCGCGCGGGACCTGGGCGCGAAACCGTTGCGTGCCTTCTTCTCGGTCTTCATCCCGGGGATCCGCCAAGGGGTGATCACCGCTTTTCTCGTCGTCTTCATCCCGATGCTGGGTTCCTACGTGGTGCCGGACATGGTGGGGGGAACCGGCACCCAGATGATCGGAAACAAGATCGCGCAGCGGAACTTCACGGACCGGAACCTGCCGGAAGCGGCGGCTTTGTCGGGGGCGCTGGTTTTGCTGGTGCTCGCGCCGATGTTTATCCGCCGGAGGGAGAAACTCGCACCAGCCAAGTAA
- a CDS encoding ABC transporter permease: protein MKPCRIPFITLIVTLVFFYLPIGFLVMNSFNTSRYASQWGGFSTRWYERLFERTDILAALGNSVKIATAASILSMILGTSAAFALHRYKSKLQDAHKLLVTVPLVLPDILMGMSLLLLFVSAGMSLSLITITIAHVTFCLSYVALVVQARLQDFDFNAVEAARDLGATKFQAFTKVTLPLLAPGIFAGGLLAFTLSIDDYVITYFVKGPGSDTLPTLVYSMIKKSKDLPVINALSSLMLIVTFAVVAFSQRLTRSEPSPAK, encoded by the coding sequence ATGAAGCCGTGCCGTATCCCCTTCATTACCCTGATCGTCACGCTGGTATTTTTCTACCTGCCGATCGGTTTCCTGGTGATGAATTCCTTCAATACTTCCCGCTACGCTTCGCAGTGGGGTGGCTTTAGCACGCGCTGGTATGAACGGCTTTTCGAGCGGACGGATATCCTCGCGGCCCTTGGCAACTCGGTGAAAATCGCGACGGCGGCGAGCATCCTTTCGATGATCCTGGGCACTTCCGCGGCCTTCGCGCTGCATCGCTACAAGTCGAAGCTGCAGGATGCCCACAAGCTGTTGGTCACCGTGCCGCTGGTGCTGCCGGACATCCTGATGGGGATGAGCCTGCTGCTGCTCTTCGTTTCCGCGGGGATGAGCCTGAGCCTGATTACCATCACCATCGCACACGTGACTTTCTGCCTCAGCTACGTGGCGCTCGTGGTGCAGGCACGCCTGCAGGACTTTGATTTCAATGCGGTGGAGGCCGCACGGGATCTGGGGGCGACGAAGTTCCAAGCTTTCACGAAAGTGACCCTGCCGTTGCTGGCTCCCGGCATCTTCGCCGGCGGACTGCTGGCCTTCACTCTATCGATCGACGATTACGTGATCACCTATTTCGTCAAGGGCCCCGGCTCCGATACCTTGCCGACCCTGGTGTATTCCATGATCAAGAAGAGCAAGGACCTGCCGGTGATCAACGCGCTGTCCTCGCTCATGCTGATCGTTACTTTCGCGGTCGTCGCCTTTTCGCAACGGCTCACCCGCTCCGAACCATCACCCGCCAAGTAG
- a CDS encoding DUF2164 domain-containing protein, whose translation MKVHLSNAETKEILQSIERFFSQELEVEIGDLQSGFVLDFFLKEIAPFAYNQGVEDARRFFTEKLEDLPGACFEHGLTYWHQKKGGNPRLPSHD comes from the coding sequence ATGAAGGTACATCTATCGAATGCCGAGACAAAGGAGATCCTGCAATCGATCGAGCGTTTTTTCAGCCAAGAGCTGGAAGTCGAAATCGGAGATCTCCAGTCCGGTTTCGTGCTCGATTTCTTCCTGAAGGAAATCGCACCTTTCGCCTACAACCAAGGGGTCGAGGACGCCCGGCGTTTCTTCACCGAGAAGCTTGAGGATCTTCCCGGCGCTTGCTTCGAGCACGGGCTCACCTATTGGCATCAGAAGAAGGGCGGCAATCCACGACTGCCCTCGCACGATTGA
- a CDS encoding amino acid ABC transporter permease gives MEDKKLRRWNLIAAILIVAAFSGLCTLVFARLSPDWDWSKPWAYRGLLMSGWWCTLGLSLGALVGSLIVGVLLMLGQRSPLPAVKWTCRLFLEFVRDTPLLVQLLVGYFMIFAPLMSRSLESIGWNDKLVIGTLLLSLFQGAYLGEILRGGVDSIPRGQWESARAVGFDRGQVYRHVIFPQALRRVLPAVAGQFVSLIKDSSLLMVIGVQEFAYQARVYTSRTYGGLEAYVPLALGYLVLTAPVAYLAHRLERRFRDET, from the coding sequence ATGGAAGACAAGAAGCTACGCCGCTGGAACCTGATCGCCGCGATCCTCATCGTGGCGGCCTTCAGTGGCCTCTGCACCCTCGTCTTCGCCCGCCTTAGCCCGGATTGGGATTGGTCGAAGCCATGGGCTTATCGCGGCCTGCTGATGTCCGGCTGGTGGTGCACGCTGGGGCTTTCGCTGGGTGCTCTCGTCGGCAGCCTCATCGTGGGCGTGCTGCTCATGCTCGGCCAGCGCAGCCCGTTGCCTGCGGTGAAGTGGACCTGCCGGCTCTTCCTGGAATTCGTGCGGGATACACCCCTGCTGGTGCAGCTCCTCGTCGGCTACTTCATGATCTTCGCTCCGCTCATGTCGCGCTCGCTGGAGAGCATCGGGTGGAATGACAAACTGGTCATCGGCACCCTGCTGCTTTCGCTTTTCCAGGGCGCCTACCTCGGCGAGATCCTGCGCGGCGGCGTGGATAGCATCCCGCGCGGCCAGTGGGAGTCCGCGCGCGCGGTTGGATTTGATCGCGGGCAGGTCTACCGTCACGTGATCTTTCCGCAGGCCTTACGACGCGTCCTGCCCGCCGTGGCCGGGCAATTCGTGTCCCTCATCAAGGACTCCTCGCTGCTCATGGTGATCGGCGTGCAGGAGTTTGCCTATCAGGCGCGGGTTTACACCTCGCGCACCTATGGCGGGCTGGAGGCCTACGTCCCGCTTGCTTTGGGCTACTTGGTGCTGACTGCACCGGTGGCCTACCTCGCGCATCGTCTCGAACGCCGCTTCCGTGATGAAACTTGA